From a region of the Triticum aestivum cultivar Chinese Spring chromosome 7D, IWGSC CS RefSeq v2.1, whole genome shotgun sequence genome:
- the LOC123169308 gene encoding uncharacterized protein: protein MQNINRISISNTTMSMLCVMFGPQGWADLPDVLLCSIMVLLGSSRDLLAFIATCPSWRAAFMSMKPALDMIFPPVIFRNCADQTSPAGCNTGNTWELIDLAYPSTPLRRLSLPNILDTMEILKCSYGHAIFSSSRSHVIMDVLTGTTVAAPPCPSIQLCYRTFVSPEASPDSYLFVSSPHCLYAWRVGSPSWLHRDFLNAHLIHEMVSFKGRVIARIQQKLYIVHLAPELHVEVLRVACSDNIDPSKLSRKLVVCEDMLLLLGGNEKAFSIDFSTKPAKYVRVADGGLSKWAFFFGEKPIGQPRLLVNPERIGLKGGQVYQLDQNGRVFSYPADGEQDGEWVPEPCFVTINAHFACSTTSYASWV from the coding sequence ATGCAGAACATCAACCGGATCTCGATCTCCAACACCACCATGTCGATGCTCTGCGTCATGTTTGGACCCCAAGGTTGGGCAGACTTGCCAGATGTGCTATTGTGTTCCATCATGGTCCTGTTGGGTTCAAGCCGTGACCTTCTTGCATTCATCGCCACCTGCCCCAGTTGGCGTGCCGCGTTCATGTCAATGAAGCCTGCCTTAGACATGATCTTCCCACCTGTTATTTTCCGGAACTGTGCCGACCAAACAAGCCCAGCTGGCTGCAACACTGGAAACACATGGGAGCTTATTGATCTTGCCTATCCAAGTACTCCATTGCGTCGGTTGAGCCTCCCAAATATTTTGGACACAATGGAAATTCTGAAATGTTCTTATGGTCATGCTATCTTCTCCTCCAGCAGATCCCATGTAATTATGGACGTGCTCACTGGCACCACGGTTGCAGCTCCACCTTGCCCATCCATTCAGCTCTGCTATAGAACATTCGTATCTCCAGAAGCGTCGCCGGATTCATATCTATTTGTCAGCAGCCCGCACTGCCTTTATGCTTGGCGAGTTGGGAGCCCCTCATGGTTGCACCGTGATTTTTTAAATGCACATTTGATTCATGAGATGGTGTCCTTCAAAGGGCGGGTCATTGCGAGGATACAGCAAAAGCTGTACATCGTGCATTTGGCACCTGAGCTTCATGTTGAGGTACTAAGAGTTGCTTGCAGCGATAATATAGACCCATCCAAGCTTTCTCGAAAGttggtggtttgtgaagatatgCTTCTCCTACTTGGTGGTAATGAGAAAGCCTTCTCCATCGACTTCTCGACTAAACCTGCAAAGTACGTGAGGGTGGCAGATGGAGGCTTGTCGAAGTGGGCATTCTTCTTCGGCGAGAAACCTATTGGCCAGCCACGACTGTTGGTGAACCCAGAGAGGATAGGGTTGAAGGGTGGCCAGGTATACCAGCTGGATCAAAATGGCCGAGTATTTTCATACCCAGCAGATGGCGAACAAGATGGGGAGTGGGTTCCTGAACCTTGTTTTGTGACGATCAACGCCCATTTTGCTTGCAGTACGACATCCTATGCATCTTGGGTATGA